In Methanosarcina siciliae T4/M, one genomic interval encodes:
- a CDS encoding aldehyde dehydrogenase family protein, with the protein MKMQINGKAVEACGGEVFGIKNPATGELIEQVPHGTEEDVVFAVEAASSAFASWASSSPQQRAGVLYRAAEIARQRKDQLAFLLTQEQGKPLVEARNEIEGFAHVLEYYCGLAGNLKGDFIPVPGNGYAFTLKKPLGVCAAIIPWNMPALIMGWKIAPGLISGNTLVLKPASNTPLTNLTLASIFGEAGLPAGVLNVVTGPGEIVGESLVRSPEVRKISFTGEARTGKRVAELAACGMKRVTLELGGSDPMLVCDDADLESAAAGALRGRFYNCGQTCTAVKRLYVFESVAEEFIKKLEAGIKNLKLGNGLDKNTSMGPLNNRTQWEYVKELVAEIKEKDTGKIITGGKVPEFKDSEKGYFFEPTLVSDVPGDSRLLREEVFGPLLPVVTVKGLDEAIGKANNTCYGLGASIWTKNIDRARAGCEQLNAGIIWINQHLKIAPEVPFGGVKESGFGRENGPEALSEYLETKTIMLKT; encoded by the coding sequence ATGAAAATGCAGATCAACGGAAAAGCTGTAGAAGCATGTGGAGGAGAAGTTTTCGGGATTAAAAATCCTGCAACAGGAGAACTTATCGAACAGGTCCCCCATGGTACAGAAGAGGACGTGGTTTTTGCGGTAGAAGCGGCATCATCCGCCTTTGCAAGCTGGGCTTCCTCATCTCCGCAGCAGAGAGCAGGAGTTCTTTACAGGGCTGCAGAAATTGCCCGGCAGAGGAAAGATCAGCTTGCTTTCCTGCTGACACAGGAACAGGGAAAGCCCCTTGTTGAAGCCCGAAATGAAATCGAAGGTTTTGCCCATGTTCTTGAATATTACTGCGGGCTTGCAGGTAACCTGAAAGGGGACTTTATTCCGGTCCCGGGAAACGGGTATGCTTTTACCTTAAAAAAACCTCTAGGAGTCTGTGCAGCCATAATTCCATGGAACATGCCTGCCCTGATTATGGGTTGGAAAATCGCCCCGGGGTTGATTTCCGGAAATACTCTGGTACTGAAGCCGGCAAGTAACACCCCTCTTACAAACCTGACTCTTGCTTCCATCTTTGGGGAAGCCGGGCTGCCGGCAGGTGTGCTGAATGTGGTAACAGGTCCCGGGGAGATCGTAGGGGAAAGCCTTGTTCGCAGTCCCGAGGTAAGAAAAATTTCTTTTACTGGAGAAGCCAGAACCGGAAAAAGAGTAGCTGAACTTGCAGCCTGCGGAATGAAAAGGGTTACTCTGGAGCTGGGAGGAAGCGACCCCATGCTTGTGTGTGACGATGCTGACCTTGAAAGTGCCGCTGCCGGAGCCCTGAGAGGGAGGTTTTACAACTGCGGCCAGACATGTACCGCTGTCAAGAGGCTGTATGTTTTCGAATCCGTAGCCGAAGAGTTCATAAAAAAGCTTGAAGCAGGAATAAAGAACTTAAAGCTCGGAAACGGGCTGGACAAAAATACCAGTATGGGCCCTCTTAACAACCGCACCCAGTGGGAATACGTAAAAGAGCTTGTAGCCGAAATTAAGGAAAAAGATACAGGAAAGATAATTACCGGAGGGAAAGTACCTGAATTTAAAGATTCCGAGAAAGGGTACTTCTTTGAACCCACCCTTGTTTCAGATGTCCCCGGAGATTCCAGGCTTTTAAGAGAAGAAGTTTTTGGACCTTTACTCCCCGTGGTGACCGTAAAAGGCCTTGATGAAGCAATAGGAAAAGCAAACAATACCTGTTACGGACTTGGGGCATCCATCTGGACAAAAAATATAGACAGGGCACGGGCAGGATGTGAACAGTTGAATGCAGGGATCATATGGATTAACCAGCACCTGAAGATAGCTCCCGAAGTTCCTTTCGGAGGAGTTAAGGAAAGCGGGTTCGGACGAGAAAACGGACCAGAAGCCCTCTCCGAATATCTGGAAACAAAAACCATAATGCTGAAAACCTGA